A region from the Clavibacter sp. A6099 genome encodes:
- a CDS encoding ABC transporter ATP-binding protein: MSMDSVAWSSLYKISSAQDGSRGISRESVRRIMTFAVPYRVKLLVFIGLSVVGAFLAVATPVLAGQVVDVIVARGETATIVRLAVVIALVAVADAAVSLVTRWFSARIGEGVILDLRTAVFDHVQKMPIAFFTRTRTGALVSRLNNDVIGAQQAFSGTLSGVVTNVVALILTLIVMLSTSWLVTVLAVIMLPVFLVPARRMGGRLAALRREAADHNSAMSTQMTERFSAPGATLVKLFGRPDEESAEFRVRAARVRDIGVRTAMLQFVFVTALMLVSALALALVYGLGGALALGGQLDTGEVVTLALLLTRLYAPLTGLANARVEIMSAVVSFERVFEVLDLEPLIQEKPDAVRVPDGPVAVEFDDVRFAYPSADKVSLASLEEVSTLDTRGGEEVLHGVSFRIEPGQTVALVGTSGAGKSTIAQLLSRLYDVDSGAVRLAETDVRDVTFASMRHTLGMVTQDGHLFHETILSNLRLARPEATEDEVWDAVRRARLEPLIRSLPDQLDTMVGERGYRLSGGERQRMTIARLLLAQPRVVILDEATAALDSTSEAAVQAALSEALEGRTALVIAHRLSTIRHADLILVVEDGTIVQRGTHEELLAAGGRYEELHRTQFAVQKAVVAEEEALGAPGR; encoded by the coding sequence ATGAGCATGGACAGCGTCGCCTGGAGCTCGCTCTACAAGATCTCGAGCGCGCAGGACGGGTCGCGCGGCATCTCCCGCGAGTCCGTCCGTCGCATCATGACGTTCGCGGTGCCGTATCGGGTGAAGCTGCTCGTCTTCATCGGGCTGTCCGTCGTCGGCGCGTTCCTCGCGGTGGCGACGCCGGTGCTCGCCGGCCAGGTGGTCGACGTCATCGTCGCCCGGGGCGAGACCGCCACGATCGTCCGCCTCGCCGTCGTCATCGCCCTCGTGGCCGTGGCCGACGCCGCCGTGTCGCTCGTGACGCGCTGGTTCTCGGCGCGCATCGGCGAGGGCGTGATCCTCGACCTCCGCACCGCCGTCTTCGACCACGTGCAGAAGATGCCCATCGCGTTCTTCACCCGCACGCGCACGGGCGCCCTCGTCAGCCGCCTCAACAACGACGTGATCGGCGCGCAGCAGGCCTTCAGCGGCACGCTGTCGGGCGTGGTCACGAACGTCGTGGCGCTGATCCTCACCCTCATCGTCATGCTCAGCACGTCGTGGCTCGTGACCGTCCTCGCCGTGATCATGCTGCCCGTGTTCCTCGTGCCCGCGCGCCGCATGGGCGGTCGTCTCGCCGCGCTCCGCCGCGAGGCCGCCGACCACAACTCCGCCATGAGCACGCAGATGACCGAGCGCTTCTCGGCTCCCGGCGCGACCCTCGTGAAGCTGTTCGGCCGGCCCGACGAGGAGTCCGCGGAGTTCCGGGTCCGCGCCGCCCGCGTCCGCGACATCGGGGTCCGCACGGCGATGCTGCAGTTCGTCTTCGTCACCGCGCTGATGCTCGTCTCCGCCCTCGCGCTCGCGCTCGTCTACGGGCTCGGCGGCGCCCTCGCGCTCGGCGGTCAGCTGGACACCGGCGAGGTCGTCACCCTCGCGCTGCTCCTCACGCGCCTCTACGCGCCGCTGACCGGCCTCGCGAACGCGCGGGTCGAGATCATGAGCGCGGTGGTCAGCTTCGAGCGCGTCTTCGAGGTGCTGGACCTCGAGCCGCTCATCCAGGAGAAGCCCGACGCCGTCCGCGTCCCCGATGGCCCGGTGGCGGTCGAGTTCGACGACGTCCGCTTCGCCTATCCGTCCGCCGACAAGGTGTCGCTCGCCTCCCTCGAGGAGGTCTCGACGCTGGACACCCGCGGCGGCGAGGAGGTGCTGCACGGCGTGTCCTTCCGGATCGAGCCCGGGCAGACCGTCGCGCTCGTCGGCACGTCAGGCGCCGGCAAGTCGACGATCGCGCAGCTCCTCTCGCGCCTGTACGACGTCGACAGCGGCGCCGTGCGGCTCGCGGAGACCGACGTGCGCGACGTCACCTTCGCGTCCATGCGGCACACGCTCGGCATGGTGACCCAGGACGGCCACCTCTTCCACGAGACGATCCTGTCCAACCTGCGCCTCGCGCGGCCGGAGGCCACCGAGGACGAGGTGTGGGACGCCGTCCGGCGCGCGCGGCTCGAGCCGCTCATCCGCTCCCTGCCCGACCAGCTCGACACCATGGTGGGGGAGCGCGGCTACCGGCTCTCCGGCGGCGAGCGCCAGCGGATGACCATCGCGCGGCTCCTGCTCGCCCAGCCGCGCGTCGTCATCCTCGACGAGGCGACGGCGGCGCTGGACTCGACGTCGGAGGCCGCCGTGCAGGCCGCGCTGAGCGAGGCGCTCGAGGGGCGGACGGCACTGGTCATCGCCCACCGCCTCTCCACCATCCGCCACGCGGACCTGATCCTGGTGGTGGAGGACGGCACGATCGTCCAGCGCGGCACGCACGAGGAGCTGCTGGCCGCGGGCGGCCGGTACGAGGAGCTGCACCGCACCCAGTTCGCGGTGCAGAAGGCCGTGGTGGCGGAGGAGGAGGCGCTGGGCGCGCCCGGGCGCTGA
- a CDS encoding response regulator transcription factor, giving the protein MPSTRTRPVTIALVDDYDVVLKGLAHMFDDYRDRVLVAEIDANAALSDEIDIVLYDSFAQPESDHHEIAELVRNPRARRVVVYTWNFQPELVADARRQGVHGYLSKALPARELVEALERIHSGEELFNQAPLRAASAPSLDWPGKREGITDRESEILALITQGKSNQEVAALTYLSPNTVKSYIRSIYRKIQVQSRTQAVIWGVGHGFSPDHHRIDHWLGGP; this is encoded by the coding sequence ATGCCCAGCACCCGCACCCGCCCCGTCACGATCGCGCTCGTCGACGACTACGACGTGGTGCTGAAGGGCCTCGCCCACATGTTCGACGACTACCGCGACCGCGTGCTGGTCGCCGAGATCGACGCGAATGCCGCGCTCTCCGACGAGATCGACATCGTGCTCTACGACTCGTTCGCGCAGCCGGAGTCCGACCACCACGAGATCGCGGAGCTGGTGCGCAACCCGCGCGCCCGCCGCGTGGTCGTCTACACCTGGAACTTCCAGCCCGAGCTCGTCGCGGACGCCCGCCGGCAGGGCGTGCACGGCTACCTCTCGAAGGCGCTGCCGGCGCGCGAGCTCGTGGAGGCGCTCGAGAGGATCCACTCGGGCGAGGAGCTGTTCAACCAGGCGCCGCTGCGGGCCGCGAGCGCGCCGTCGCTCGACTGGCCGGGCAAGCGCGAGGGGATCACGGACCGCGAGTCGGAGATCCTCGCGCTCATCACGCAGGGCAAGAGCAACCAGGAGGTCGCGGCGCTCACGTACCTCTCCCCCAACACGGTGAAGAGCTACATCCGCTCGATCTACCGCAAGATCCAGGTGCAGAGTCGCACCCAGGCGGTCATCTGGGGCGTGGGGCACGGGTTCAGCCCGGACCACCACCGGATCGACCATTGGCTGGGTGGGCCGTAG
- a CDS encoding type II toxin-antitoxin system ParD family antitoxin — MAQDSLSGRDASLSRQVVSGRDRSAREVLRAALVVGEASGDAAPFDVEAFMAAKRA, encoded by the coding sequence ATGGCACAAGACAGCTTGAGCGGCCGGGACGCGTCCCTCTCCCGACAGGTGGTATCCGGGCGAGACCGGTCCGCAAGGGAGGTGCTGCGGGCCGCGCTGGTCGTGGGGGAAGCGAGCGGCGACGCCGCACCATTCGACGTGGAAGCGTTCATGGCGGCCAAGCGCGCCTGA
- a CDS encoding S66 family peptidase: protein MIPSTSSRFRKSVPKAEAGDRVAVLSPAFAAPGMAPEVHEQAMRRLQEATGLVPVEYPTTRRLGASARDRAADITAAFADDSIRAIVSTIGGDDQVTVIPHVDIEELARNPKPFLGYSDNTNLHNLLAGLGIPSFYGGSTQVHLGAGPGIDDVHLRSLRAALIEGGKLEITEPGESEDFGIDWTDPRALTESGERHATEPWKWAGPARTVEGPTWGGCIEVIDQIAMAGRMPEVAKLEGGILLLETSEEVPSADSVKRWVRGLGERGILDVVAGVLVARPVTVVMGGPVPSPEERARLRAEQRDTVIEQVARYNPRAVVCVGVPFGHTRPQWILPHGGTVRLDGAAKTVHADYS from the coding sequence ATGATCCCCTCCACCTCGTCCCGGTTCCGCAAGTCCGTGCCCAAGGCGGAGGCGGGAGATCGGGTGGCGGTGCTGAGCCCCGCGTTCGCCGCGCCCGGCATGGCGCCCGAGGTGCACGAGCAGGCGATGCGGAGGCTGCAGGAGGCGACCGGGCTGGTCCCCGTCGAGTACCCGACCACCCGGCGGCTCGGCGCCAGCGCCCGCGATCGCGCCGCCGACATCACGGCCGCGTTTGCCGACGACTCCATCCGCGCGATCGTCTCGACCATCGGCGGGGACGACCAGGTCACGGTGATCCCGCACGTCGACATCGAGGAGCTCGCCCGGAACCCCAAGCCGTTCCTCGGCTACAGCGACAACACGAACCTGCACAACCTGCTCGCCGGGCTCGGCATCCCGAGCTTCTACGGCGGATCCACCCAGGTGCACCTCGGCGCCGGACCCGGCATCGACGACGTGCACCTGCGCTCGCTGCGGGCGGCCCTGATCGAGGGCGGGAAGCTCGAGATCACGGAGCCCGGGGAGTCGGAGGACTTCGGGATCGACTGGACGGATCCTCGCGCGCTCACCGAGTCCGGCGAGCGTCACGCGACCGAGCCGTGGAAGTGGGCCGGGCCGGCGCGCACGGTGGAGGGGCCGACGTGGGGCGGCTGCATCGAGGTGATCGACCAGATCGCGATGGCCGGGCGCATGCCGGAGGTCGCGAAGCTCGAGGGCGGGATCCTGCTGCTGGAGACGAGCGAGGAGGTGCCGTCCGCCGACAGCGTGAAGCGGTGGGTGCGGGGGCTGGGCGAGCGCGGGATCCTCGACGTGGTCGCGGGCGTGCTCGTCGCCCGGCCGGTGACCGTCGTCATGGGCGGGCCCGTCCCGTCGCCCGAGGAGCGCGCGCGGCTGCGGGCCGAGCAGCGCGACACCGTCATCGAGCAGGTCGCCCGCTACAACCCGCGCGCCGTGGTGTGCGTGGGCGTGCCGTTCGGGCACACGCGGCCGCAGTGGATCCTGCCCCACGGCGGCACGGTGCGGCTCGACGGGGCGGCGAAGACGGTGCACGCGGACTACAGCTGA
- the drt3b gene encoding antiviral reverse transcriptase Drt3b, whose product MPKRTQGIRKVDARVLLSDILPYEVPPSFNNRGFYDFVHKHKLYVNDDGPHARVGSTHLQSLLAIILGRSVSYPSGANEGDRVTLEKSGDIARISTVPFQYTVRHRSNDYRTLTIPHPAAQLDIVDFYRQHSDLILYHTNKSNYTLRRPTRVARYSNTRDWLFESKLTKELGTVEEDNKESDWIRSYFTYKQYSNIYKFYDSAEYRACERQYGYLVKVDIAKCFDSIYTHSISWATEGHDAVKAALMHHRHALKKTFGDKFDTLMQRLNHNETSGITTGSEVSRIFSEVILQAVDVSVEADLLAAHLRQGIDYQILRYVDDYFIFLAKADDRERVIQILADHLRKYKLRLNAAKEQGEHTPWLSPLSIAKDRVRRLIHEHASLGDKDMKPGALPSPYIDTAALIVGYKAILMDTGVSHFDLANYALSRCERRMEALFRPALSIMQDDVGSDIGVGDSYSEEERSRHLQRVSNALVYLLDFSFFVYSGAPRMSPVVKLARIVSSALRFCRSLPVKFDDRERLELIIHRELSQQLTRTAEAAWPGPVTATLLDCMADLGPRYSDTQEQVATWCGFESKDTGYLPPKHMNALLLFSMMLYMRDTIKYKELADSCNDWIMLVQVKDQNDAERALVALNVVTCPWMSQLMKDNVLRSYGSPSGTRMTAGGDGEYWNVNWEGFDLYSALQGKRLYEVY is encoded by the coding sequence ATGCCTAAGCGGACTCAAGGAATACGCAAGGTTGACGCTCGAGTTCTACTTAGCGACATACTGCCGTATGAAGTGCCGCCAAGCTTCAACAACCGTGGCTTTTATGATTTTGTGCACAAGCACAAATTGTACGTGAATGACGACGGTCCGCATGCCCGCGTAGGAAGCACCCATCTTCAGTCTCTGCTTGCCATCATCTTAGGGAGAAGCGTCTCTTATCCCAGTGGCGCTAACGAGGGAGATCGAGTAACACTCGAAAAAAGTGGCGACATAGCGCGCATTTCGACCGTTCCTTTCCAATACACCGTGAGACACCGCTCGAATGATTACCGGACTCTTACCATCCCCCATCCGGCAGCTCAACTCGATATTGTTGATTTCTATCGGCAGCATTCAGATTTGATCCTTTATCACACCAACAAGAGCAACTACACGCTCCGGCGCCCGACGAGGGTCGCGCGATACTCAAATACGCGCGATTGGCTATTTGAAAGCAAACTCACTAAAGAGCTGGGAACAGTCGAAGAGGACAACAAGGAGTCGGACTGGATCCGCTCATACTTTACGTACAAGCAATACTCGAACATCTATAAATTCTACGACTCTGCAGAATATCGAGCCTGTGAGCGACAATATGGCTACTTAGTCAAAGTAGATATTGCGAAATGCTTTGATAGCATATACACACATTCGATTTCGTGGGCGACAGAAGGGCATGACGCCGTCAAAGCCGCCCTTATGCACCACCGCCATGCCCTGAAGAAGACCTTTGGCGACAAGTTCGACACACTCATGCAGCGACTTAATCACAACGAGACAAGTGGCATAACAACTGGTTCTGAAGTATCTCGCATTTTTTCCGAAGTGATCCTTCAGGCCGTGGATGTTTCAGTAGAAGCAGACTTGCTTGCGGCACATCTTCGGCAGGGGATTGACTATCAGATCCTACGTTACGTAGATGACTACTTTATTTTTCTCGCCAAAGCAGACGACCGCGAGCGAGTGATACAAATTCTTGCCGACCATCTTCGCAAGTACAAGTTGCGGTTGAACGCGGCGAAAGAACAAGGTGAGCACACGCCTTGGCTATCTCCTCTTTCTATCGCCAAAGACAGAGTGCGGCGGCTCATTCACGAACACGCGTCCCTCGGCGATAAGGACATGAAACCAGGCGCCCTTCCAAGCCCATACATCGACACGGCCGCATTGATCGTTGGCTATAAGGCGATTTTGATGGACACAGGCGTGAGTCACTTTGATCTTGCCAATTATGCCCTTTCACGGTGCGAAAGACGAATGGAAGCACTATTTCGCCCAGCGCTATCTATCATGCAGGACGACGTCGGCAGCGACATCGGGGTTGGCGACAGCTATAGTGAAGAAGAACGCAGCCGGCACCTGCAGCGGGTGTCTAACGCATTAGTTTACTTACTCGATTTCTCGTTCTTTGTGTACTCAGGTGCGCCGCGGATGAGCCCCGTTGTGAAGTTGGCTCGCATCGTAAGTAGCGCCTTACGCTTTTGCCGATCTTTGCCTGTCAAGTTCGATGATCGCGAACGACTTGAACTTATTATTCACCGAGAGCTGTCACAGCAGTTAACTCGTACCGCAGAAGCCGCCTGGCCAGGGCCAGTAACAGCTACCCTGTTAGATTGCATGGCAGATTTGGGGCCGCGCTACTCAGATACTCAGGAACAGGTGGCGACTTGGTGCGGCTTCGAGTCGAAAGACACCGGATATCTCCCACCGAAGCATATGAATGCCCTTCTTCTTTTTAGCATGATGTTGTACATGCGAGACACAATCAAGTACAAGGAGCTAGCGGATTCGTGTAACGACTGGATAATGCTTGTGCAAGTGAAGGATCAGAATGATGCCGAACGTGCTCTGGTCGCATTGAACGTCGTAACGTGCCCCTGGATGTCGCAGTTAATGAAGGACAACGTACTGAGGTCCTACGGCTCTCCCTCTGGCACACGGATGACAGCAGGAGGAGACGGGGAGTACTGGAACGTGAACTGGGAAGGGTTCGATCTGTACTCCGCTCTACAGGGCAAGCGACTTTATGAGGTTTACTAA
- a CDS encoding GlsB/YeaQ/YmgE family stress response membrane protein translates to MLGLIISLIVIGLIAGFIARAVIPGRQSMSILMTIVLGIVGSFVGGFLAFLLFQRDAMDGFFQPAGIIGSIIGAIIVLFIYVKVGGRKSVRR, encoded by the coding sequence ATGCTCGGACTCATCATCAGCCTCATCGTCATCGGCCTCATCGCCGGCTTCATCGCCCGGGCCGTCATCCCCGGACGCCAGAGCATGTCGATCCTCATGACCATCGTGCTCGGCATCGTCGGCTCCTTTGTCGGCGGGTTCCTCGCCTTCCTGCTGTTCCAGCGCGACGCCATGGACGGCTTCTTCCAGCCCGCCGGCATCATCGGCTCGATCATCGGCGCCATCATCGTGCTCTTCATCTACGTGAAGGTCGGCGGCCGCAAGTCCGTGCGTCGCTGA
- a CDS encoding ferritin-like domain-containing protein: protein MTSITQTPTPARPAAAHARMGTAADWIAHFHANADRHLSPEQLIPSGTPSPMDARTRRAFVRSFQRFALGESGDGAHLLRMATAAGDPAYTHALALLVQEEQKHAALFLRALDYIDAPALPAHWTDAAFTRLRHLIGLRTEISLFLIAETVATGYFHALADHAPDPALRALGRRIADDERNHVRFQIDRLRTGFRETPAPVRALIGGAWTVVAAGAATVIVVDHRAALRACGVAPRAYWRRAMRGFGAAARSVLVDPRAPLLGPTDGAPARA from the coding sequence ATGACCTCGATCACGCAGACACCGACGCCCGCACGCCCCGCCGCGGCGCACGCCCGCATGGGCACCGCCGCCGACTGGATCGCCCACTTCCACGCCAACGCCGACCGGCACCTGAGCCCCGAGCAGCTGATCCCGTCCGGCACGCCCTCGCCGATGGACGCCCGCACCCGCCGGGCGTTCGTCCGATCGTTCCAGCGGTTCGCGCTCGGGGAGAGCGGCGACGGCGCGCACCTCCTCCGGATGGCGACCGCCGCTGGCGATCCCGCGTACACGCACGCGCTCGCCCTCCTCGTGCAGGAGGAGCAGAAGCACGCAGCCCTGTTCCTCCGCGCGCTCGACTACATCGACGCGCCCGCGCTGCCCGCGCACTGGACGGACGCCGCCTTCACCCGCCTGCGGCACCTCATCGGGCTGCGGACGGAGATCAGCCTGTTCCTCATCGCCGAGACGGTCGCGACGGGCTACTTCCACGCCCTTGCCGACCACGCCCCGGATCCCGCGCTGCGCGCCCTCGGGCGGCGGATCGCGGACGACGAGCGGAATCACGTCCGCTTCCAGATCGACCGCCTCCGCACCGGCTTCCGCGAGACGCCCGCTCCGGTGCGCGCGCTCATCGGCGGCGCGTGGACGGTCGTCGCCGCGGGCGCGGCGACGGTGATCGTGGTCGACCACCGTGCTGCACTGCGTGCGTGCGGGGTCGCGCCGCGCGCGTACTGGCGGCGGGCGATGCGCGGGTTCGGGGCTGCCGCGCGGTCGGTGCTGGTGGATCCGCGGGCGCCGCTGCTGGGGCCGACGGACGGCGCGCCCGCCCGCGCCTGA
- the drt3a gene encoding antiviral reverse transcriptase Drt3a — translation MHQSFAPQHLRAIWDAQTRKGDKLLVFYPTVALLFKDRRKAHDEPFLRRSPMDPAPKNIQEHYAYVSEKAEKALTAALQITSASIVNQVSQGTFSWNLQVSRQLKGRQLYKTGDTAEAFFVDKQLQYILRKLLRNRSDSRQAAVAGLIQTLGNHMPKLVVRTDIHSFYDSIDHDILRKLIDRQPLTPTIKTLLHAFLREMSTLTGRDTGIPAGVGLSATLAELYVQDLDETLRKLPRVLYYARYVDDIVLVFGETYYNELDASRQLGLIDAGLTSISLMRSSDKTHCSSMQSIQVLPRFDFLGYEISYSGSIKVRLSHVRKQTLHDRVKSTFDVWDREPTPSDGAQKRLADRVRFITSNTRLANNKRNAMIGVYFSNPHLTDLDQLRGLDRYLQRRLDTARISAPLKDKLMQCSFEQGYKTREMRRWTQFETDRIKRAWNA, via the coding sequence ATGCACCAGTCATTCGCCCCTCAACACCTTCGGGCCATTTGGGACGCGCAAACGCGCAAGGGAGATAAGCTACTAGTCTTCTACCCTACCGTCGCCCTTCTCTTCAAAGATCGACGCAAGGCTCACGATGAACCCTTCCTTCGGCGCTCCCCTATGGACCCAGCGCCCAAGAACATACAGGAGCACTATGCTTACGTAAGCGAGAAGGCAGAAAAGGCGCTGACGGCAGCCCTGCAGATAACGAGCGCCAGTATTGTGAACCAGGTTTCGCAAGGGACGTTCTCGTGGAATCTACAAGTGAGCCGGCAACTGAAGGGGCGTCAACTCTACAAGACGGGCGACACAGCCGAAGCCTTTTTTGTAGACAAGCAGCTGCAATACATACTGCGAAAACTTCTCCGCAACAGATCCGATTCGCGACAGGCGGCGGTAGCTGGCCTCATACAAACTCTAGGCAACCATATGCCAAAGTTAGTGGTTCGAACGGACATACATAGTTTTTACGACAGCATTGATCACGACATACTTCGAAAGCTGATCGATCGCCAACCACTTACGCCGACGATTAAGACGCTGCTACACGCATTCCTCCGTGAGATGTCAACTTTGACCGGGAGGGACACAGGTATCCCCGCCGGGGTAGGGCTTAGTGCGACGCTCGCTGAGCTATATGTTCAAGATCTTGACGAAACACTCCGCAAACTGCCCCGAGTGTTGTACTACGCTCGATACGTTGACGATATTGTGCTCGTATTTGGCGAGACATATTACAACGAATTGGATGCGAGCAGACAGTTAGGGCTGATTGACGCCGGCTTGACGAGCATATCCCTAATGCGATCGTCCGATAAGACGCACTGCTCTTCAATGCAAAGCATCCAAGTGTTGCCGCGATTCGACTTTCTCGGCTACGAAATATCGTACTCAGGCTCAATAAAAGTAAGATTGTCGCACGTGCGCAAGCAGACCCTGCACGACAGAGTAAAAAGCACGTTCGACGTCTGGGACCGCGAGCCCACCCCATCGGACGGTGCTCAGAAGCGGCTTGCGGATCGGGTAAGATTTATCACAAGCAATACAAGACTGGCCAACAATAAGCGCAACGCAATGATTGGCGTGTACTTTAGCAACCCCCATTTGACCGACTTGGATCAGCTGCGAGGGCTAGATCGGTATCTCCAGCGTCGCCTAGATACCGCCAGAATCTCCGCTCCCCTGAAGGATAAACTCATGCAGTGCAGCTTTGAACAGGGGTACAAAACCCGTGAGATGCGCCGCTGGACCCAATTTGAGACTGATCGCATTAAGCGAGCCTGGAATGCCTAA
- a CDS encoding DUF1266 domain-containing protein, producing the protein MTLQNHPGEVEFPVRARVRYAQMLNAQRMKPRGGSGKRALLITAFALPFGVVGAGLGILVATSGPPEGGPAMPVVLFALGMGIGMLVASIVFQQIDARAPRRDQLDYVGAARIRPVTLEEQQLLALDAVSDYSFGGWNSSLAFQPTWAEMPAELRTKHADGATGHEWIGLPMTTLAQHRAALDTQFRIASRDDIELFVADALAQGPQSARFAELAASEEAERMVSRMAALTGRSEFEIIDLTRPHDGRPPVLLLAGDSERTIGAIRYAYMAGYLPADDAWALIRQIAARVFATYDGWDAYWADASLALAFRTDSLDAVMSQRRVRDALMASAWPAATVPWPGASPAVS; encoded by the coding sequence GTGACGCTGCAGAACCACCCCGGCGAGGTCGAGTTCCCCGTTCGCGCGCGCGTGCGCTACGCCCAGATGCTCAACGCGCAGCGCATGAAGCCGCGCGGCGGGAGCGGGAAACGGGCGTTGCTCATCACGGCCTTCGCGCTGCCGTTCGGCGTCGTCGGCGCCGGGCTCGGGATCCTCGTGGCGACGTCCGGCCCGCCGGAGGGCGGACCGGCGATGCCCGTCGTGCTGTTCGCGCTCGGGATGGGCATCGGCATGCTCGTCGCGTCGATCGTCTTCCAGCAGATCGACGCGCGGGCGCCTCGGCGGGATCAGCTCGACTACGTGGGAGCCGCGCGGATCCGGCCGGTCACGCTCGAGGAGCAGCAGCTCCTCGCCCTCGACGCGGTGAGCGACTACTCGTTCGGCGGCTGGAACTCGTCGCTCGCGTTCCAGCCGACGTGGGCCGAGATGCCCGCGGAGCTGCGCACGAAGCACGCCGACGGCGCGACCGGGCACGAGTGGATCGGCCTGCCGATGACGACGCTCGCGCAGCACCGCGCCGCCCTCGACACGCAGTTCCGCATCGCGTCGCGCGACGACATCGAGCTGTTCGTGGCGGATGCGCTGGCGCAGGGGCCGCAGTCGGCGCGCTTCGCGGAGCTGGCCGCGTCCGAGGAGGCGGAGCGCATGGTGTCGCGCATGGCCGCGCTCACCGGCCGGAGCGAGTTCGAGATCATCGACCTGACCCGCCCGCACGACGGCCGCCCGCCCGTGCTGCTGCTCGCGGGCGACAGCGAGCGCACCATCGGCGCGATCCGCTACGCCTACATGGCCGGGTACCTGCCCGCGGACGATGCGTGGGCGCTGATCCGGCAGATCGCTGCTCGGGTCTTCGCGACCTACGACGGCTGGGACGCGTACTGGGCGGACGCGTCGCTCGCCCTCGCCTTCCGCACCGACAGCCTCGACGCGGTGATGTCGCAGCGGCGGGTGCGGGATGCGCTCATGGCGTCCGCGTGGCCGGCGGCGACGGTGCCGTGGCCGGGGGCTTCGCCGGCGGTGAGCTGA
- a CDS encoding sugar phosphate isomerase/epimerase family protein, which yields MIGPTDKAVHAWSLDGTLGHPRVPGPDGSGAVTRAAGALDLLDLPAELARRGYAGVQLAHFQLPTRDASYLAELRAALASSGVVLDAFLVDDGDLTHPTDADLHERWISGQLDDALALGADHARVGAGRSAPTPELLASSARRLSRLAHDHPGIQVVVENWREMMTDADAVLALLADAGEIRLLIDLGNWTMPDKHEQLARIAEFAVTCHAKAHRHDDGRLDDVDYARSLRVLQDAGFTGALAMVNESSRPDGSDDWDGLEQEHEVVRRVFD from the coding sequence ATGATCGGCCCCACCGACAAGGCCGTCCACGCCTGGTCCCTCGACGGGACGCTCGGGCATCCCCGCGTCCCCGGCCCGGACGGATCCGGCGCCGTCACCCGCGCGGCCGGCGCCCTCGACCTCCTCGACCTGCCCGCCGAGCTCGCGCGCCGCGGGTACGCGGGCGTGCAGCTCGCCCACTTCCAGCTGCCCACGCGCGACGCGTCGTACCTCGCGGAGCTGCGGGCCGCGCTCGCGTCGTCCGGCGTCGTGCTCGACGCGTTCCTCGTCGACGACGGCGACCTAACGCACCCCACCGACGCCGACCTGCACGAGCGGTGGATCTCCGGGCAGCTCGACGACGCCCTCGCCCTGGGCGCCGACCACGCCCGCGTCGGCGCCGGCCGCAGCGCGCCGACGCCCGAGCTGCTCGCGTCGAGCGCGCGCCGGCTGTCGCGGCTCGCGCACGACCACCCGGGCATCCAGGTGGTCGTCGAGAACTGGCGCGAGATGATGACCGACGCGGACGCCGTGCTCGCCCTGCTCGCGGACGCCGGCGAGATCCGCCTCCTCATCGACCTCGGCAACTGGACCATGCCCGACAAGCACGAGCAGCTCGCCCGCATCGCCGAGTTCGCGGTCACGTGCCACGCCAAGGCCCACCGCCACGACGACGGCCGCCTCGACGACGTCGACTACGCCCGCTCCCTCCGCGTGCTCCAGGACGCCGGCTTCACGGGGGCGCTCGCGATGGTGAACGAGTCGAGCCGGCCCGACGGATCCGACGACTGGGACGGCCTCGAGCAGGAGCACGAGGTGGTGCGGCGCGTCTTCGATTGA